The genomic window CCGCGATGACGAGGTAAGGGCGGCTGCGGCGGGCGGGGATGGTCGTGGCATCCCCCTCGAAGCGCGCGGACTGAGCGCCTCCGGTGAGGAAGATGACCGGCAGCACCGGGAGGATGCACGGCGAGATGCCGGTGATGAGACCCCCGAGCAGGCCGATGACGATGAGCTCCATGGGTCCCCGTTTCTGTCGGGGGTTCTTCGTGCCGGCAGATGGATCGGATTGTTTCCCATCCGATCCCGGGACCGCTCCGAAGAGTTGTCATGGCCGCAGTCCTGGCGGCTTCGAAAACCGGAGGACATCATGCTCAGCAGCAAGAAGAAGATCACCGCAGCTCTGACTCTCACGCTGGCGAGTGCGTTTGCACTCTCGGCATGCTCGATGGGCAGCGACACGGCCACCGACGAGCCGACCGAAGAGGTCGTCGAAGAGGAGATGGTCGAGGAGACGATGGATCCCGCTGCCATGCTCGTGGGCGCCGGCTGCGAGGCCTACGCCGAGGAGGTTCCCGACGGGGCCGGCTCGATCCAGGGCATGTCGCAGGAGCCCGTCGCGATCGCGGCATCCAACAACCCGCTTCTGACGACGCTCACCGCGGCGATCAGCGGCGAGCTCAACCCCGACGTCAACCTCGTCGAGACGCTCAACGACGGCGAGTACACCGTGTTCGCCCCGGTGGACGAGGCGTTCGCGAAGATCGACCAGGCGACGCTCGACTCGCTCAAGACCGACAGTGACACGCTCACGTCGATCCTCACGTACCACGTCGTCGAGGGTCAGGTCGACCCCGAGGACATCGCGGGAATGCACACCACCCTGCAGGGCGAAGATGTGGAGGTGACCGGCTCGGGCGACGAGTGGATGGTCAACGACGCGTCCGTCATCTGCGGCGGCGTGCAGACCGCCAATGCCACCGTCTACCTCATCGACACGGTCCTGATGCCTCCGGCTCAGTGAGTCGCACGGGCCGCGGCGGGGAATCCGCGGTCCGTGGGAGGCGGTGAAGGCCGCCGGCGCAGCGATGTCGCCGGCGGCCTTGTCATGTTTCCGCCCAAACGTCAAGAGCCCTCGCGCAA from Microbacterium sp. zg-Y625 includes these protein-coding regions:
- a CDS encoding fasciclin domain-containing protein, which gives rise to MLSSKKKITAALTLTLASAFALSACSMGSDTATDEPTEEVVEEEMVEETMDPAAMLVGAGCEAYAEEVPDGAGSIQGMSQEPVAIAASNNPLLTTLTAAISGELNPDVNLVETLNDGEYTVFAPVDEAFAKIDQATLDSLKTDSDTLTSILTYHVVEGQVDPEDIAGMHTTLQGEDVEVTGSGDEWMVNDASVICGGVQTANATVYLIDTVLMPPAQ